In one window of Fervidobacterium gondwanense DSM 13020 DNA:
- a CDS encoding CD0519/CD1768 family membrane protein, translating to MQTKKIFSSESFVFLAVLILFFWLFIGSMGSANFFKTLMATAHDLLLNTVFFIMAVAVLTGAFAGLLNEFGIVHWIHLLLDKLMRPLYGLPGIAAMGILSTYFSDNPAIIALAKDKSYINHFEKWQEPLLCNLGTAFGMGMIVSTFFIAQGGRVGMNLVPAVIIGNIATVIGSIVSVRLFSVWTKKKLGSVHKEVEHTNPHFRNVREGNWFERFLEAMLDGGKTGVDIGLGIIPGVIVISTVVMMLTFGPKDPTAGYQGLAYEGIAIFDKFGRIVFLPFKVLFGFDSSQLLAFPITCLGSTGAALALVPRFLEHGLIKPSDIAVFTAIGMTWSGYLSTHVGMMDALGYRYLTSKAILSHTIGGIVAGFSANVLYNLFF from the coding sequence GTGCAGACGAAAAAGATTTTTTCCTCTGAAAGTTTTGTTTTCTTAGCCGTACTTATTTTGTTCTTCTGGCTTTTTATAGGCTCTATGGGAAGTGCAAATTTCTTCAAGACACTGATGGCAACAGCTCACGATTTGTTGCTAAACACTGTATTCTTTATAATGGCAGTGGCTGTGCTCACCGGTGCGTTCGCAGGCTTACTTAACGAATTTGGCATAGTTCACTGGATACACTTACTACTGGATAAATTAATGAGACCGCTTTACGGACTCCCTGGTATAGCTGCAATGGGAATACTTTCGACGTATTTTTCGGATAATCCGGCAATAATAGCGCTTGCAAAGGATAAATCTTACATAAACCATTTTGAAAAATGGCAGGAACCTTTGTTGTGCAACCTCGGTACAGCATTTGGGATGGGTATGATAGTCTCAACGTTCTTCATAGCTCAAGGTGGACGCGTGGGAATGAATTTAGTTCCAGCAGTAATCATTGGAAACATTGCTACGGTTATTGGAAGCATCGTAAGTGTAAGGTTGTTCTCTGTATGGACTAAAAAGAAACTTGGAAGTGTACACAAAGAAGTTGAACACACAAACCCGCATTTTAGAAATGTACGCGAAGGTAACTGGTTTGAGAGATTTCTTGAAGCCATGCTCGATGGGGGAAAAACAGGGGTTGACATAGGACTTGGAATCATACCAGGAGTCATAGTAATAAGTACAGTTGTCATGATGTTAACCTTTGGGCCAAAGGATCCAACTGCGGGGTATCAAGGATTAGCATACGAAGGCATCGCTATCTTTGACAAATTTGGCCGAATAGTTTTTCTTCCATTCAAAGTACTTTTTGGTTTTGACAGTTCTCAGCTTCTGGCATTTCCAATAACGTGTCTTGGCTCCACTGGAGCTGCGTTAGCTCTGGTTCCACGCTTTTTAGAACACGGACTTATTAAACCAAGTGACATTGCCGTCTTTACAGCAATAGGCATGACGTGGAGCGGATACTTGAGCACCCATGTTGGTATGATGGATGCTCTTGGATACAGATATTTAACAAGTAAGGCAATTCTTTCGCATACAATAGGTGGTATTGTTGCTGGTTTCAGCGCTAATGTACTGTACAATTTATTCTTTTGA
- a CDS encoding MBL fold metallo-hydrolase produces MKLSISELKVYKTSGEFETNTYVFTIDDITYVVDPGIGVGKYLGGVKCDVILTHGHYDHIAGLSELKHERIYISPEDSKALSDPSVNLSVLFDEPFSLDVNWYNVDEYFNTLFAPGHTNGSRIILFDGVIFTGDVVFSNSIGRVDLYIDEHDKVKMREEMKKTIYSLRKFLKTLPQDWYICPGHGEMVTIKRLFEINPFFK; encoded by the coding sequence ATGAAATTGTCCATTTCTGAGTTAAAAGTATACAAGACATCCGGTGAGTTTGAAACGAACACATATGTCTTTACAATTGATGACATAACGTATGTAGTTGACCCAGGGATAGGGGTGGGAAAATACCTCGGCGGAGTAAAATGCGACGTTATACTAACACATGGCCATTACGACCACATAGCTGGACTTTCTGAGCTAAAACACGAACGAATTTACATTTCGCCTGAAGACAGTAAAGCACTATCCGACCCATCAGTTAATCTTTCTGTCCTTTTTGATGAACCATTTAGCTTAGATGTAAATTGGTATAACGTAGACGAATACTTCAACACACTCTTCGCACCGGGCCATACTAATGGTTCTCGAATTATACTCTTTGACGGTGTGATTTTTACAGGTGATGTAGTTTTTTCAAACTCTATAGGGAGAGTGGACCTATATATTGATGAGCATGATAAAGTTAAAATGAGAGAAGAGATGAAGAAGACGATATATTCGCTTAGAAAGTTTCTAAAAACACTCCCACAGGATTGGTACATCTGCCCTGGTCATGGAGAAATGGTGACGATCAAAAGACTATTCGAAATAAATCCATTTTTTAAATAA
- a CDS encoding GGDEF domain-containing protein, which produces MKIRTKLFDVLFVISVFTVLIAVSSFVTLEIFHKMNSEKRYLNTLSSYFTSNLKYALSVFEKSLMNAVSDVDFYSLAMDDENMSTSTRAKLEKQISSFKSYFPYAEMFQVRYVEKTIFSYGTDKVSNVDDTIFYRSKAFILLNNSLYLVRNYKPNEDVEVLSLINFSRFVRDFFTNIVSDDNRGIMFSLGNMNIFSFKKGTETTTNDSFIFSDERMLYDVKIFAVVSIDMVYKSIRPILIFGALLLAALFLIVLILSRQLSKKLSLSFEIVSREIREHSRTSFKEIKNYDKYKDELKGFITSYNEIGQEHDNYVKETDRIVEEKTAQIYEQNELLMEISTTDALTGLHNRRHFDESFPKDFNIARREGFYINFAIVDIDNFKEINDKYGHLCGDACLRALAVMIRKCFQRSSDEFERFGGEEFTIYNVSKESDDFAKHLNLFRDEVAKMKVRCEKDNSSFVDVSFTISIGAVSFVPQYTDTFEKIIDKADTNLYIAKRTGKNRVILLA; this is translated from the coding sequence ATGAAGATAAGAACAAAACTTTTTGATGTGCTTTTTGTCATTAGCGTTTTTACCGTTCTAATCGCTGTATCTTCATTCGTGACTCTCGAGATTTTTCATAAAATGAATTCAGAAAAAAGATATCTTAATACTTTATCTTCTTACTTTACGTCGAACTTAAAATATGCACTCTCGGTTTTTGAAAAGAGTTTGATGAATGCTGTCAGTGATGTCGATTTCTATTCTTTGGCAATGGACGATGAAAACATGAGCACAAGTACCAGAGCGAAATTGGAAAAGCAGATTAGTTCCTTTAAATCATACTTTCCATACGCAGAAATGTTCCAGGTAAGGTATGTTGAAAAAACGATTTTTTCTTATGGGACTGATAAGGTATCTAACGTGGATGACACTATTTTTTACCGTAGCAAAGCGTTTATCCTACTTAATAACAGCCTATACTTAGTTAGAAATTACAAACCTAATGAGGATGTAGAGGTGCTTTCTCTAATTAACTTTAGTAGATTTGTAAGAGACTTTTTCACAAACATAGTTTCAGATGATAATAGAGGAATTATGTTTAGCTTGGGGAACATGAATATTTTCTCTTTCAAGAAAGGAACAGAGACCACAACCAATGATAGTTTCATTTTTTCTGATGAGAGAATGCTTTATGATGTAAAAATATTCGCTGTGGTGTCAATCGATATGGTGTACAAGTCAATTCGTCCAATCTTAATTTTTGGAGCATTGTTATTGGCTGCACTATTTTTGATTGTTCTTATACTTTCCCGTCAACTGAGCAAAAAATTGTCTCTGTCTTTTGAAATTGTTTCAAGAGAAATCCGTGAGCACAGCAGAACGAGTTTTAAAGAAATTAAGAACTATGACAAATACAAAGATGAACTGAAAGGGTTCATAACTTCCTACAACGAAATCGGTCAAGAGCACGATAATTACGTTAAAGAAACAGATAGAATTGTAGAAGAGAAAACAGCGCAAATATATGAACAAAACGAGCTCTTAATGGAAATTTCTACAACAGACGCACTCACAGGGCTTCACAACCGAAGGCATTTTGATGAAAGTTTTCCCAAAGATTTCAACATTGCAAGAAGGGAAGGTTTTTATATAAACTTTGCAATAGTGGATATAGATAACTTCAAAGAAATAAACGATAAATATGGACATTTGTGCGGTGATGCGTGTTTAAGAGCTTTGGCAGTGATGATAAGGAAGTGTTTCCAGAGATCGTCAGATGAATTTGAAAGATTTGGAGGAGAGGAATTTACCATTTACAACGTATCTAAAGAATCCGATGACTTTGCGAAACACTTAAACTTATTTAGAGACGAAGTTGCCAAAATGAAAGTAAGATGTGAAAAAGACAACAGTAGTTTTGTTGATGTAAGCTTCACGATTAGTATTGGAGCAGTGAGCTTTGTTCCACAATATACGGATACATTTGAAAAAATAATAGATAAGGCGGATACCAACCTATACATTGCGAAACGAACAGGGAAAAATAGGGTAATTTTACTGGCATGA
- a CDS encoding ribonuclease, whose amino-acid sequence MSNLPDIYDQQYLQRLHSLEIKRKVILDILRNYKKIEKEKLEVLIKNLEHPDKVGLKKINPLIFSFLIDSLLNIRENLEVKIAEFEKSRISRYVLFEILFWSKPSSYPFPNEKISNYRSFVQQKREKAKKMGVENFLQLYALESVERDTFLKEIKSTVLKIRPENLEEYLWVRDFVEYLTPIEKENLRQKLHPYVWKILISKSTAIPIVIDGNNVLMSPKLKFPEKIDSLLEYIARLNQTYFPFFIVFDENAKYKFRTKYFEYKRVYYHSPADELIIGLAKELGGVVCSQDRFKDYADNIKNIWYELGI is encoded by the coding sequence TTGAGCAATTTACCAGATATATATGATCAACAGTATCTTCAAAGGTTACATTCCCTTGAGATAAAAAGAAAAGTTATACTGGACATTCTCAGAAACTATAAAAAGATAGAAAAAGAAAAGTTAGAAGTGCTTATTAAGAATTTAGAACATCCAGACAAGGTAGGATTGAAAAAAATCAATCCTTTAATTTTTTCATTCCTAATTGATAGTCTACTGAATATTCGCGAAAATCTCGAAGTAAAAATTGCAGAATTTGAAAAGAGTAGAATATCGAGGTACGTTCTTTTCGAAATACTATTCTGGTCAAAACCTTCAAGTTATCCTTTTCCTAATGAGAAAATATCTAATTATAGATCTTTTGTTCAACAAAAACGTGAAAAAGCAAAGAAAATGGGAGTTGAAAATTTTCTCCAACTATATGCTTTGGAGAGCGTTGAAAGGGATACATTTTTGAAAGAGATCAAAAGCACCGTGCTCAAAATAAGGCCAGAAAACCTTGAAGAGTATCTGTGGGTCCGCGACTTTGTAGAATATCTCACTCCTATCGAAAAAGAAAATTTAAGGCAAAAACTTCACCCATATGTTTGGAAGATTCTTATAAGTAAGAGCACCGCAATTCCGATTGTAATTGATGGCAACAATGTACTGATGTCACCAAAATTGAAGTTTCCGGAGAAAATAGATTCGCTACTCGAATACATAGCAAGACTCAATCAAACATATTTTCCTTTCTTCATTGTCTTTGATGAGAATGCAAAATACAAATTCCGCACAAAGTACTTCGAGTACAAAAGAGTATACTACCACTCACCTGCTGATGAGCTGATCATAGGACTTGCAAAAGAATTAGGAGGTGTAGTCTGCTCACAAGACAGATTCAAAGATTACGCTGACAATATAAAGAATATATGGTATGAATTGGGAATATAA
- a CDS encoding Maf family protein, whose protein sequence is MIILGTSSPRRIELFSHFKLPFQILAPQIDEKVDETLYKTPEAVVIKIAKDKLQKICDNTINREDIDVIITADTIVWMDGRIFGKPRDSSNAKEILRELSGKWHKVFTGVCVKIDNEEFSFYEETSVKFRELEDEEIDFYVSTGEPLDKAGAYGIQELGGVLVERIEGDYTNVVGLPLPKLWKLLFDRGVIKRYATRKWSEGEAIK, encoded by the coding sequence ATGATAATACTTGGTACATCATCTCCAAGAAGGATCGAGCTCTTTTCGCACTTTAAACTTCCATTTCAGATTTTGGCACCACAAATCGATGAAAAAGTAGACGAAACTCTATACAAAACTCCTGAAGCCGTTGTTATAAAAATTGCAAAAGATAAGTTGCAAAAGATATGTGATAACACTATAAACCGCGAGGACATTGATGTAATTATTACAGCAGATACGATAGTGTGGATGGATGGCAGAATTTTTGGAAAGCCAAGAGACAGTAGTAACGCAAAAGAAATTCTCAGAGAGCTTTCTGGAAAATGGCACAAAGTTTTTACCGGTGTCTGTGTTAAAATAGATAACGAAGAATTCAGTTTTTACGAGGAAACAAGTGTAAAGTTCAGAGAGCTTGAAGACGAAGAGATAGATTTTTATGTATCCACCGGAGAGCCTTTAGACAAAGCCGGGGCTTATGGTATTCAGGAACTTGGAGGCGTTCTTGTCGAAAGAATAGAGGGGGATTACACTAACGTTGTCGGACTACCTTTACCAAAGCTTTGGAAACTTCTGTTCGACAGGGGGGTAATCAAACGTTATGCAACTCGAAAATGGTCCGAGGGAGAGGCTATTAAATGA
- the radC gene encoding RadC family protein → MQLENGPRERLLNDGAQNLTTEELIAILLRTGTKEKDVIALSREIFDRYDRSLYKLSKATIDELREIKGLGDVKIVTLLSALEISKRLVKEEYKESFVSLKSPEDVYKYCIDMQSFEQEVVRVLFVDSKLRLIGSKDISKGTINTSIAHPRDIFREALTKNAPGIIVAHNHPSGDPTPSTDDIEITKKLIEAGKIIGITVHDHVVIGTGYISIISRIKDK, encoded by the coding sequence ATGCAACTCGAAAATGGTCCGAGGGAGAGGCTATTAAATGACGGGGCTCAAAATTTGACAACTGAAGAACTCATTGCTATCTTGTTAAGAACAGGCACGAAAGAAAAAGATGTTATCGCGCTTTCAAGAGAGATATTCGATAGATACGATAGGAGTCTTTACAAACTTTCAAAAGCGACGATTGATGAGTTAAGGGAAATAAAAGGACTTGGCGATGTAAAAATAGTGACATTACTTTCGGCACTTGAAATATCAAAACGACTTGTCAAAGAAGAATACAAAGAATCCTTCGTTTCTTTGAAATCACCAGAAGATGTTTACAAATACTGCATTGATATGCAGTCTTTTGAACAAGAAGTGGTAAGAGTGTTGTTTGTTGACTCAAAATTAAGATTGATAGGTTCAAAGGACATATCCAAGGGGACAATAAACACATCTATAGCTCATCCAAGAGATATATTCAGGGAAGCCTTAACAAAGAATGCGCCTGGAATAATCGTTGCTCACAATCACCCGTCTGGCGACCCTACACCAAGTACAGATGACATAGAGATAACAAAGAAACTTATAGAAGCCGGAAAAATAATAGGAATTACTGTCCATGATCATGTAGTTATCGGAACTGGATATATTAGTATTATCTCGAGAATAAAAGACAAATAG
- a CDS encoding DegT/DnrJ/EryC1/StrS family aminotransferase yields the protein MIPLFDLTRQYNKLREEVLRTVDSVLSDGRVILGPAVENFEKELAEYLDVKHAIGVANGSDALVIALHALGIEKGDKVVTTPYTFFATASCIVRNGGVPVFVDVDPETYNIDLEQVEHAIRKENAKAVIPVHLFGRTVDFEKLHFLKVKYGVKILEDAAQSIGSEGKTDNIIKKSGTFGNIGIFSFFPTKNLGAYGDAGAIVTNDDTLAERAKMLRQHGSKKKYFHEMVGYNSRLDSLHAAILSVKLKYLDEWTERRINIAKEYQRLFEEKRLPLKYPKVEEKGYRSHVYHQYVVEFEDEQTRDRVKEYLTKNDIGTALYYPLPLHLQKCFAEYGYKEGDFPVSERLSKTTLALPIFPELTDEEIATIVEKISEVI from the coding sequence ATGATACCACTTTTTGACTTAACAAGACAGTACAACAAGCTCCGCGAAGAAGTGCTCAGAACAGTTGACAGCGTCCTTTCTGATGGAAGAGTCATACTTGGACCGGCAGTGGAAAACTTTGAAAAAGAACTTGCAGAATATTTGGATGTGAAGCATGCTATTGGAGTTGCAAATGGAAGTGATGCGCTCGTAATAGCGCTCCACGCTCTCGGCATAGAAAAGGGCGACAAAGTTGTTACTACTCCATATACATTCTTCGCAACAGCATCATGCATTGTTCGAAACGGAGGTGTACCTGTTTTCGTCGACGTTGATCCCGAAACGTACAATATAGACCTTGAACAGGTAGAACACGCAATAAGAAAAGAAAACGCTAAAGCCGTAATTCCAGTTCACCTTTTCGGTAGAACTGTGGATTTTGAAAAACTCCACTTCCTAAAAGTCAAATATGGTGTTAAAATATTAGAGGATGCTGCGCAATCTATAGGAAGCGAAGGAAAAACTGATAATATCATTAAAAAGTCAGGCACATTCGGAAATATTGGTATTTTTTCATTCTTTCCAACCAAAAACCTTGGTGCATACGGTGATGCTGGTGCAATAGTTACGAACGACGATACACTTGCAGAAAGAGCGAAAATGTTGAGACAGCACGGCTCAAAGAAGAAGTATTTTCATGAAATGGTTGGATACAATTCAAGACTTGACTCTCTTCATGCTGCAATACTTTCAGTTAAATTGAAGTATCTTGATGAATGGACAGAGAGAAGAATAAACATCGCAAAAGAATACCAGAGACTATTTGAAGAGAAGAGACTACCGCTGAAGTATCCGAAAGTCGAAGAAAAAGGTTACAGATCACACGTTTACCACCAATACGTTGTCGAATTCGAAGATGAACAGACAAGAGACAGAGTAAAAGAGTACCTAACGAAGAACGATATTGGAACAGCTCTTTACTATCCACTACCACTACATTTGCAAAAGTGCTTTGCAGAGTACGGATACAAAGAAGGTGATTTTCCTGTTTCAGAAAGACTATCTAAAACGACGCTCGCACTCCCAATATTCCCTGAGCTTACCGATGAGGAAATAGCAACAATTGTAGAGAAAATCAGCGAGGTGATTTAA
- a CDS encoding NCS2 family permease — MDRYFKITEQGSSVRTEIIAGITTFLTLAYIVFVNPSILVQAVPGIFDQTGKILDQALYNSYYGAFMVATIVGGAIATLIMGLFANYPFALAPGMGLNAYFTYTVCLKLGIPWQLALTAVFIEGLIFVILTITGARNFVAKAVPQPVKAATGAGIGLFIALIGLKNAGIVMPDPITAVTLGHLNKPDTLLAVIGFFITVVLFALNVPGSILLGIILTTVIGAMPVFNVTHYQGIIGKIPDISPTFFKIQFNPETLLSATFWIVVGTFFFVDFFDTLGTLTGLAEGTGFTKKNGEMERANRAYLADAIGTVAGALFGTSTVTTYIESSTGIAVGGRTGLTAVVVALLMLAMLFFSPLALTIPAAATAPALIFVGVLMVKSLMSIKWDDVTDAVPAFVTLTMIPFTYSIANGIALGIITYPIVKALSGKRKEIHWFTWILAALFVAYLTFFRE, encoded by the coding sequence ATGGACAGGTATTTCAAGATAACCGAACAAGGTTCTAGTGTACGTACTGAGATCATCGCGGGTATAACAACCTTCCTAACGCTTGCTTACATTGTCTTCGTTAACCCGTCTATACTTGTGCAAGCAGTACCAGGCATATTTGACCAAACTGGTAAGATTCTCGACCAAGCACTTTACAACAGCTACTACGGCGCTTTCATGGTTGCTACGATCGTTGGCGGTGCTATTGCAACACTTATTATGGGACTTTTTGCAAACTATCCGTTCGCACTTGCACCGGGTATGGGACTAAATGCATACTTTACATATACAGTTTGTCTCAAACTTGGTATTCCATGGCAGCTTGCATTAACGGCAGTATTTATCGAGGGTTTAATCTTTGTGATACTCACAATTACCGGTGCAAGGAATTTCGTGGCAAAAGCTGTCCCACAACCTGTTAAGGCTGCAACTGGTGCAGGTATAGGATTGTTCATAGCACTAATCGGACTCAAGAACGCAGGTATCGTCATGCCAGACCCAATAACAGCCGTAACACTCGGACATCTTAACAAGCCAGACACACTACTCGCTGTAATAGGCTTCTTCATAACTGTCGTTCTTTTTGCACTCAACGTTCCTGGGTCAATACTCTTAGGAATAATCCTCACAACAGTCATTGGTGCAATGCCAGTTTTCAATGTAACACACTACCAAGGGATAATAGGCAAAATACCAGATATATCCCCAACTTTCTTCAAAATACAGTTCAACCCCGAGACGTTGCTATCAGCAACATTCTGGATAGTTGTCGGCACGTTCTTTTTTGTAGACTTCTTCGATACACTTGGTACATTGACAGGTCTTGCTGAAGGTACAGGCTTTACAAAGAAGAACGGAGAAATGGAAAGAGCAAACAGGGCATACTTGGCAGACGCGATAGGAACAGTTGCAGGTGCATTGTTTGGAACATCCACTGTTACAACATACATCGAGAGCAGTACAGGTATTGCAGTTGGTGGAAGAACAGGTCTTACAGCGGTCGTAGTTGCATTACTCATGCTTGCAATGCTCTTCTTCTCACCACTTGCTCTCACAATACCAGCAGCAGCAACAGCACCAGCGCTTATATTCGTCGGCGTTCTCATGGTCAAGAGCTTGATGTCGATAAAATGGGATGACGTAACAGATGCAGTCCCTGCGTTTGTGACGCTCACCATGATACCCTTCACATATTCTATTGCTAACGGTATAGCGCTCGGAATAATAACATACCCAATAGTCAAAGCATTATCAGGCAAGAGAAAAGAAATCCACTGGTTCACGTGGATTCTTGCAGCACTGTTTGTCGCTTACTTAACATTCTTCAGAGAATGA
- a CDS encoding alpha/beta hydrolase, whose protein sequence is MYIYEYDKNLPFNLKVEKEDEKYVLLSFDTVYEPDIPESSRVYVYRYSAENPWMRLIFLHGIGNGHIPYLMWFAENFAQKGIETYFLIQPYHMQRTKQEWNGGEPFFHHSPAHCIVRFHQAIKDVRRTIDLLESGLIQGVSNDLPLGIMGFSFGGMIATMSLALDSRLDIGVLAFTGGDWRWINWYSPYVEPVREGYKKFSNEWGCKDEPKCIELRSSSRRKVHSLKELNDIFTLTPTCFHYDPLSYAKFVKQPVLMFSGVFDKVIPKQASNGLYRLLPNATKITVPSGHKSSYLFRRFIAGKSLKFFKKQAQRIYKKANQNAV, encoded by the coding sequence GTGTACATTTATGAGTACGATAAGAATTTGCCTTTTAATCTTAAGGTCGAAAAAGAGGACGAGAAATACGTACTTCTAAGTTTCGACACGGTCTATGAACCAGATATTCCAGAGTCAAGCAGAGTATATGTCTACAGATATAGCGCAGAAAATCCTTGGATGAGACTGATATTCTTGCATGGAATTGGGAATGGACATATTCCATATCTCATGTGGTTTGCAGAGAATTTTGCACAAAAAGGCATAGAGACGTATTTTCTTATACAACCCTACCACATGCAGCGCACAAAGCAGGAGTGGAACGGAGGAGAGCCTTTCTTCCATCATTCACCGGCACATTGTATTGTACGCTTCCACCAAGCGATCAAGGATGTGAGAAGGACGATAGACCTTTTAGAGTCAGGACTCATTCAAGGCGTAAGTAATGATTTGCCATTGGGAATTATGGGGTTCAGCTTTGGTGGGATGATAGCGACAATGAGCCTTGCACTCGATAGCAGATTGGATATCGGTGTGCTTGCTTTCACAGGTGGTGACTGGCGCTGGATTAATTGGTATTCTCCGTATGTTGAGCCAGTAAGGGAAGGATACAAGAAATTCAGCAATGAGTGGGGATGCAAAGATGAACCAAAATGTATAGAGCTAAGGTCAAGCAGTAGGCGGAAAGTTCATTCACTAAAGGAACTGAACGATATATTCACGCTAACCCCAACGTGTTTCCATTATGACCCTCTATCGTACGCAAAATTTGTCAAACAACCCGTTTTAATGTTCTCGGGTGTTTTTGACAAGGTTATACCAAAACAAGCATCAAATGGGCTTTACAGACTATTACCAAATGCAACAAAAATAACTGTGCCATCAGGACACAAATCATCTTATCTATTCAGACGTTTTATCGCAGGAAAGAGCCTCAAATTTTTCAAAAAACAGGCTCAGCGAATATACAAAAAAGCTAATCAGAATGCGGTTTAG
- a CDS encoding phosphatase PAP2 family protein — MLKRSLAMFLLLLIPFISFGADYLDELVMDVHNLSKVIVPVFCVPLPSFLLDEPVNRGVSRSNLFDFLNDLNLVHFTAIAVVSAAVAYPFDEYTAFTVIESFLTTAVFVGLVKFVVGRGRPYAENNPFIFKPFSLTEGYQSFPSGHSALSWSIFTPIAKRFGDVWYSIPLVFSAQRLWSNNHWLSDVMFGSSTGYYIADVFYSTKSPE; from the coding sequence ATGTTGAAAAGGTCTTTAGCTATGTTCTTATTGTTACTGATTCCTTTTATAAGTTTTGGAGCTGATTATTTGGATGAATTAGTAATGGACGTACATAACTTGTCAAAGGTAATTGTTCCTGTTTTCTGTGTTCCGCTTCCATCCTTTTTGTTAGATGAACCTGTAAATAGGGGGGTGTCAAGATCGAATTTATTTGATTTTCTTAACGACTTGAATCTTGTTCATTTCACTGCGATTGCGGTTGTGAGTGCAGCCGTTGCGTATCCATTCGATGAATATACAGCATTCACAGTGATAGAGAGTTTCTTGACTACCGCTGTTTTTGTTGGATTAGTAAAGTTTGTTGTTGGAAGAGGACGCCCGTACGCTGAAAACAACCCTTTCATTTTTAAACCGTTCTCTCTCACTGAGGGTTACCAATCATTCCCATCTGGTCACAGTGCTTTGAGTTGGTCTATTTTTACGCCAATTGCAAAGCGTTTCGGAGATGTGTGGTATTCAATACCTCTGGTTTTCTCGGCGCAAAGATTGTGGTCCAATAATCATTGGTTGTCGGATGTTATGTTCGGCAGCTCGACTGGATATTATATAGCCGATGTCTTTTATTCAACAAAAAGTCCCGAATAA
- a CDS encoding SpoIIE family protein phosphatase, with the protein MELSEYLSRTNVLDFLQALEISAYVVDKNRKIVFWNGQATSLTGYDSEEVIGRKCAEQVLNHVDRTGIPVCSTDLCPLYQAIKNGIPVEVPFAVYGLTKSGKRRPFSVFGLPIKNGNEILGAVELFTDAEKLDADMSLAITIQEGFVPESNDKIEFFYRPSTGLGGDMIYYNPPWIGIIDISGHGVAAALVSMLIRISLDSVIAFDPPLNALPYLLENELKRFKLQGVYLTSIFGQLKEDEFTFINMGHPSPVNITQKKVVKTKNVVPVGWGLSDEYDESIINRHKLSDGNLLLYTDGLTEMKTKTGMLGTEGLISTLAPEDNTTSIYLKTLSLRASGLQEDDITMILIKQ; encoded by the coding sequence ATGGAACTATCGGAATATCTTTCAAGAACGAACGTTTTGGACTTTTTACAAGCACTCGAAATTTCCGCATACGTTGTTGACAAAAATAGAAAGATTGTCTTCTGGAACGGACAAGCGACAAGTCTAACAGGATATGACTCAGAAGAAGTCATAGGAAGGAAATGCGCTGAACAAGTGCTTAATCATGTTGATAGAACAGGCATTCCCGTCTGTTCAACCGACCTTTGCCCATTATACCAAGCTATCAAAAATGGTATTCCAGTCGAAGTACCTTTTGCGGTATATGGGTTGACAAAATCAGGTAAAAGGAGGCCTTTTTCTGTATTCGGTCTACCTATCAAAAACGGTAATGAAATACTTGGAGCTGTAGAACTATTTACAGATGCCGAGAAATTGGATGCTGACATGTCACTCGCTATAACCATTCAAGAAGGGTTCGTACCTGAAAGTAACGACAAGATAGAATTCTTCTACCGCCCGTCAACAGGACTTGGTGGAGACATGATTTACTACAACCCACCATGGATTGGAATCATCGACATCAGCGGTCATGGAGTAGCCGCTGCGCTTGTGAGTATGCTGATTAGGATTTCTCTCGACTCTGTCATTGCCTTCGACCCTCCTTTAAATGCGCTTCCATACTTGTTAGAGAATGAACTGAAAAGATTCAAATTGCAGGGAGTATACTTAACATCGATATTCGGACAGCTTAAGGAAGATGAATTTACCTTTATAAACATGGGACATCCATCTCCAGTTAACATAACACAAAAAAAGGTTGTTAAAACGAAGAATGTTGTTCCAGTTGGATGGGGGTTAAGTGATGAGTACGATGAATCGATTATTAATCGCCATAAGCTTTCAGACGGCAATCTGCTCCTTTATACAGATGGACTTACAGAAATGAAAACAAAAACTGGTATGCTGGGAACAGAAGGACTAATCAGCACACTCGCGCCTGAAGATAATACAACAAGCATATATTTAAAAACACTCTCACTTAGGGCTTCTGGCTTACAAGAAGACGACATAACAATGATACTAATCAAACAATAA